Proteins from a genomic interval of Zingiber officinale cultivar Zhangliang chromosome 2A, Zo_v1.1, whole genome shotgun sequence:
- the LOC122044322 gene encoding F-box protein PP2-A13-like gives MGSWISSIVRAEHAGSGGGLGAGLGDLPESCIAELLLHLDPPEVCRAARLSRAFRGAASAGVVWETKLPKNYAYLMGKAMDETAKARLCKKEIYARLCRSNPFNGGAKVSSSPYSLNPNSWIRPQGGSPSR, from the coding sequence ATGGGGTCGTGGATTTCGAGCATCGTTAGGGCGGAACACGCCGGCAGCGGTGGCGGACTCGGCGCGGGCCTCGGGGACTTGCCCGAGAGCTGCATCGCGGAGTTGCTGCTGCACCTTGATCCGCCGGAGGTCTGCCGCGCGGCGCGGCTCAGCCGGGCTTTCCGAGGGGCGGCTTCGGCGGGCGTCGTGTGGGAGACGAAGCTGCCGAAGAACTATGCGTACTTGATGGGGAAGGCGATGGATGAGACGGCCAAGGCACGTCTTTGCAAGAAGGAGATCTATGCGCGATTGTGCCGGTCGAATCCCTTTAATGGCGGCGCCAAGGTATCCTCGTCTCCTTATTCGCTAAATCCAAATTCCTGGATTCGGCCGCAAGGAGGATCGCCGTCACGCTAG